The DNA region TAATTGGTTTTCCTTAACAAAAGGGTAATATTGTAGCATTTCCTTTTTCATCAAATCACTCCACACACAATAATAATCGGTTTCTACCAATTGCATCGCTTTAGGCACATTATCCCAAGAATACACAAACGTTAAAGTAGGAATCCCTAAATCCTGTGCAGCCAATAAAGCGCCAATAGATTGAGTAGCTCTTTGGGTAGTACAAAAAACCAAATCGGGTTTTATTTCTTCCAATTGTTTTTTGCAATACTGATACTTTTCGGTAGCACGTTCTAAAGCATTAATTCTTTTTCGAATTCGTACTATCCCTTTTTCAGAAGAATTCAAACCAATAAGCACTTTGATAAAAAGTGTCATCAAAGTATTCTTTAATCCATTGTAATTAAAGGGAAATTTATAAGTTTGATATACTTGATCTTTGAACTTTTTGGTAGCAACATTCAGTTCAATATGTTTTCTAACACGACAATAGTAAGAAGTTAAAGGATGAATCTTTTGTGTCTTGATTTTTACTTCTTCATACCCTAATTCTTCTTGTAAAGGATAAACGGTATTGTTCCAATATATTATTTGGTTTCCACGCTCTTCACCAATTTCTTTAAATTGGGTAAAGGCAAAATTGCGAAGCCCTACACCATCCGGGAAAAAAACAAGGATTTTTTTATTGTTCATTGATTATTTTTATGAGTGCAAACCTAATGCTTATTTCTTTTTGCTTAAACAAAAAATCAGCCTTTCTTATTCTTCAACTTCTCTCGTTGCACAACTTCAATTGGTAAAATATCACTGCTTTTAAATGTCAACGCCGAATGAACTGCATTTAAATCACGACTTAATTTTCGTAAGCCCATAGGTTCTAATGAAGCGGCATGATCGGTTCCTTTCCAGGTACGATCCAGTGTATAATGTCTTTCGATAATATTGGCTCCTAAAGTATAAGCTGCTATATCAACTGCTATCCCTAAATGATGCCCTGAAAAACCAATGTGTTTGACCTTTTCTCCATATTTAGCTATTAGCAAATTAATATCTAGCAAGCAAACATCTTCAAATGGTACCGGATATCCAGATGTACAGTTGTACAAAACCAAATCCTGATTACGCCCTTTTTCAATAAAGAAATTGACTAGTTCTTCAGTTTCATTTTTAGTTGTCATTCCTGTCGAAATATGAATCTCACCTTGGTAATTTTCGCATAACCAAGATAACATCGCATAATTATTATTACAAGCAGAAGGAATTTTAATAAAATCAGGATGTAATGTAGCAATTTCTTTAGCGGAAGTCAAATCCCAAACCGAAGTAGAATATGTAATACCAACCGATTCACAGTAATTTTTCAATTCGGCATGTTGGTTTAGACCAAATTCCAAATACTCTCTATGCGCGCCATAGGTATCCCCATACGCATTGGAACTATTGGGATGTGGAGCATTGTATTGCTCTTCCGTTAGTAATTCTTTATTATTTCTTTTCTGAAATTTGACTGCATCGGCATTACAAAATATTTTAGCAATTTTGATGAGCTCCTTAGCAATTTCCATTTCCCCCTTATGATTGCAACCTATTTCGGCAATTACATAGGGTTTTTTATAGTTATTCATTTACGTTTCGTTTTATAATTTTCACACACCCCTAACCCCTCTCAAGAGGGGAATATAATAGTGCTAATCAACAAATTTTATCTTTACACACATCATATCTCACACCCCTAACCCATCTCCAGAGGGGAATATAATAGAGCTAATTGATAACTTCTATTTTACATTTTAACTACCTCAAATACTTTTACTTGATTTTTTTTTCTTTCACAACCTTATTACACTAATGCCCTTATTATTTTTTATGGAATCGTTACATCTTCGATTTCAAGAGAGGAACTCCTTAGTGCTAATTATAACTGATTTTACAATTTCAAATCTGGACTTTATCTAAAATAAAATACAAGACGAAAATATTATTAGGGACTTAACTTCCCTCTTGAGAGGGGTTGGGGTGTGTTTTTTAAACTCTTCAATAAAAAATTCAATCATCCTAATTACATTCTCCAAATCTATAGTCACTTGACTCTTACCACACCTTACAACAATCCCCTGATTCAGCCCTGAATCTTTTTAATAGTCGTCATTCATTTACGAAAACTAACTCCCCTCTTGAGAGGGGTTGGGGGTGTGTTTTTCAAACTCTTCAATAAAAAATTCTATTGCTCTAATTACGTTTTCGATATCCTTTGTGACTTGCTCATCTGTAAATCGTAATATGGTCACACCTAATTCCATCATTCTTTTTTCTTTTTTCAAATCTTTATTATGCACTTCAATTAATTGATGCGAATAACCATCTAATTCTATACCTAGCATTAATTCGTGACAAAAGAAATCTAAAATATAGTTATCTATAGGTTTTTGTCTGTGAAAATCATAACCATACATTTGTTTTCCTTTTAACTTCATCCAGAGGAATATCTCTGATTGTGTCGAATTATTTCTAAGTTCCCGAGCGTATTCTTTTAGTTTAGGATTTTAGGGGATGATTTTTCGTTTAGACATGATGAAATATTTTATCTTTTTACACACCCCTAACCCCTCTAACTCCCTTTATTAATTTTTTATGGAATCGTTACATCTTCGATTTCAAGAGGGGAATACGATGACACTAATTACATCTACTACTATATCTTTACAACTTCTCTCTTTCTCACCTCCCTTGTCTCCCTCAAGAAGGGAATACGATGACGTTAATTATAAATTAGTCGCTCCAAAAATAGATTTTTCAATTGCTTTTTATAATATTTCAAAGCAAAATGGAATTATTTTCCGAAAACTAACTCCCCTCTTGATAGAGGTTGGGGGTTTGTATTTTGAATTCTTCTACTTTCCCTTTTAGTCTAAAACCGTTCGTTATAAGCAATTATTTTTTCACAAGCTTCGCGAATTGCACCCTCAGCAGAAGCTTTCGTTAATAAATAATCGGCATTAAGTTTTACTATTGTTGTGGCATTGGCCGGTGAAAATGACCATCCTGCTGCGCATATATTCGCTAAGTCATTTACATCATCGCCTATGTAGGCAAAAGAATTAAAATTAGTATTTTTGGTTTTAGCAAATTGTTGCAAAAAGGCATATTTATCTTTTACCCCTAAAAATGTATTTTCAATTTGGAGTTTTTTCATGCGTTGCGCCACTAAGGCTGAATTCTCAGATGTTATTACGACCACCTCAACCTGATTTTGACGTAATATCTCCAATCCCATTCCGTCACGCATATCAAAGGCTTTAGTCAATTCTCCTTCTGCCGAATAAAACACCTGTCCGTTAGTGAACACACCGTCAACATCTAACACTAAATAATCAATCCGTTGCTGTTGTTTTGCTTTTTTCAATCGGCTGGCTAAAAGTTCTTCTACAATTTTCCAATCGGTCATAGTGTCTATTTCAACCAACGTATTTTCAGGCATTGTCACTAAACCGATTTTACCACTCACTCTGTTTTTAGATTCTAAAAAAGCCTGTTTTGTAGTAGCATAAACCGCTCCATTTTCTATTAACAAACCTTCAAAATCCTGACGCCTTGGACGATGGAACACATCATAATTTTGAGGTGTTCCATTGGCATTCCAAGTAAAACGATGCGTATTAACTACGGTGAGAGCTGAATCGTAATTCTCTATTTCAATTTTAGCTAAAGTGGTATTAATATCTCTAGCGGTAGTCATAGGCGAAGTCGCCTGCAACAAACACAGTACATCAAAATCGTATTGAATTTGTTGCGCAAATTCCAACATAGCACTTTCGGTAGAAGCGGTATCCGTTGCATTTTCTTTGGAACGCAAAAGTGCTTTTACTTTTGGAGTCCAATGGTATTCTTTTGCGATATAATCGATAATTTCCTCTTCATCGGTAAAGACAAAGACTTCATCCAAATCAGAAAAAATAGCTTCGCCTAAGACCCAAGAAAAAAGGGGGCGTCCCAGCATTTTCTTTTTGTTCTTTCCAGGAATCCCTTTGGAATCTTTACGTAAGGGTATAATGGCTGTTTTTTTCATTTTCTATATTCTAAAAATCAAATATACTGTTTTATGTTTTTTGAGTTTCTTTTTTAAATGGACAAACTTCAATTAAACCATTCCTAAGAGATTCTATTATTTCGACTTTGGGCAAACTGGGATAAGTTACAAATAGTTGCTCCAATTGTAAATCAGAATAACAATCTATTTGCAATTCTGGCTTATAAAATTCTATTGCTACCGATTCTAAATAATCCTGATACTTGATATCATCTCCAAAAACCATGTTAGAAAACTTTTGCCAAACTGCAGGAATTCCATAAGCATGAGCCACAATAATTCCATGTAAAGAAGAAGATATTATCTTTTCACATTGCAAAAATTCAATTGTTTTAGATTCTATATCTGTAGTCATCATATCGATAAGTATTACCTCTGAATTATTCCTAAACCAATTGGACACCAATTTATAATCATTGTAATGAGGGACAATTCCATACTTGTATTTTTTTTGAACTGGTGGATTAAAATAACGAGGTAACAACAAGGCTGGATCTCCATAAATTTCGGGCACTTCATAGCCAAGTTTCAAAAGAAAATTTCTAGTTTGAGGCCCACGTACGGCTAAAAATCGAGCATTTTTAATTGAATATTCTTTGCTAATAATACCGCTACCCCACACAATACATTTATGATTGACATGGGTTAAAATACTTCCTACCGTTACGTAAATAGGCAAAAAATAATCCAATATAGACCATTTTTTAGGCCAGGCAAAAGCAACCGTTTTTCCTGATATTTTTGCTACCAGATAAGCCCCTAAGACATCGCCATAATTTTCTTTAGCTTTGCCTTGAATTATTTTTTCGTTCCACCAAAAAAGGCGGATTTTGGTTGAAAATTTCATTATTTTAAATCTTTGTTCTTGCACATAATTATAATTGCATTTTTTCAAAAAAATGTTAATTTGATAAATCTGTCCTGCTCCAACCAAGCACCCTCAATACAATTAAATCATACTTTTTTACTTCTTGATTCCTCAAATAATGATATTCTAAGTTAGACTTAATCGTTTTATTGTTATGATTTATTCCATTTTCAATTAAAGATACATCACTAATAACTTTTAAAAAAAGTTGTTTCATATCCTCAGAATCTTCTGGATTTTCAATCAACATTCCATTCATTCCATCTTTAATAATTTCGGCTGTTGCTCCTCCCTGATTAGATTGAATAGGAAATACTTCCATACAAATGGCTTCTAACAAAGTATTGGGAATTCCATCGGAGTTGCTATTTCCAATATAAACCAACGATTTCCCCATAAGCTTGATAACTTCTTCATGTAATATCTTTCCTTTTATTTCAAAATTTCCCCAATGTTGTAGTGGTGATTTTTCTACAAAATCAAAAACTGCTGCATCCGCTCCAAAAACTACAACTTCAAAACCAACAAGTACCTCTTGCAACTGTTCTATAGCTTTTAAAACTGGAATTGCCCGCCCTGAACGCCCTTGAAATCCTTTAATTAGAATCGTTTTTCGCTCTTTGACAGGGCTTTTATAGTGCTGTATTTTTTCCATATCAAATCCACCACCACCAGGAAAAACCCCAAGAAACTCCCCAACAAAACCATGTTGTTTTGCAATTTTATAATCGCGTTGGCAATCCGTAAACAAATAATTCACTCTTGGCAAAACACGTTTGATGTCTTGTAAATATTTATACTCATTTTGAAAATAAAACAAATCACTTCCCCAGGAAGAATAGACCCACTTTTGGTTAGGGTATTTTTCCATAACTGTAATAATGGGCGTACAGGAAACATACAAAGCAAAACTATGTACCACATCCGGTTTGATTTCGTTGAGATAGGCTTCAAAAACAGCGGCAGTATCCCGTTCATTTATTTTTTGAATCCATGCATAAGTTTTGGGAAAATTAGATTTTACAAAAACACGACCCGGATAATTCCATCGTAATTTCCATGCCGTTTTTTGCTCTACCCAAGCTATTCTTTCCGCTTGCTGACTCATTCCTGTGATATCAAACCAGTAGACTTCATGACCGGAGTCCTGAAGTTGGCTTGTCCATCTAAAGAAATGAAGTGATGGCATAGAAACCATTAGTATTTTCATATATAGCTGCTAATTGTTGTTTTTTGATAAAATAGTTCTAAATAAATTTTCTAAAACCCCACTGGAACTAAAGCCTGAACAATAATACTTTTGTACCTTCCTTTCAGGATTGAAAATACATTTTGAATTGAATAATATTTTTTTGACGATTAAAACTATAGTCATAGGGATTATTTCTGTACTGTTTGATAATGGTTTCTAATAACAGATTATTCACTGTATCCATATCATAAACAGGCTGATATTTCTTTCCTACTATTCTTTTTAATTGGTTTTTTACTTTTTCCACTCCTGACACGGCTTTTATTTCTATTGCTATTACTTCATTTGTAAAATTAGCCATTTGGGCTAAAACCGCATTAATTTCTAATATTGTTGCTTTCAATTGCAACACATAAGCTTCTTTAGTTAGTTTTTCGTAATCGCTCAAAAGCGGTACTTTACCCCACTCAAGATTTTGATTCACTATTATTCGGTTGGTTTTTTGAGTTTGAATCATATAAGAATGATTGATTCGTTCAAGGAGCGAATGAAAAGGATGTATACTAGACTTAGAACGATACACTTTTGGGTGCCACTGATGCTTTAGTAAAATTTCTTTATCGTAGAAAAACAACTTCAAGCCCGCATTTTTCATTCGGATGTGAATATCAGTATCTTCTGCTCCCCAACCGTGGTAAAACTCGTCGTAACCATTGAGAGATTGTAAAACTGAAGTAGGAAACATGGTTGTTCCTGTTACTTCTTTATTCCCTTTAAAAATGACTTTATATTCATTAAAATCCTTGCTTAACAAAGACTCTTGTTGAGATAAAAATCCATATTGAAAATAATGTACTTCATCATTATTCCCTAGTCCCAAAGCCACCTCTATAAAAGTAGGAGCAAAAATCAAATCGATATCTCCTACTACAAAATAGGCTGTGGTTGTTTGTTGTAAAGCCATATTAATAGCTCTACATTTATGCCAAAGTTGGCCTTGAGTAGGACAATTAATCAATCTAATCTTTGGATATTGTTGCAGTAAATTACCTAATTCTAATTGATAGGCAAAATCTGAACCATAATCCACCACCACACAATCAAAATCCTGACAATTTTGTTGACTTAAAGATTGCAAGCAGTTTTTCACGATTTGTAAATCACGGTTACGATTGGTTAGGACAAGCGTTATCATTTAAAACTTTTATATAAAGAATAAAAATACATTTTTGTAACAGCATTTTGCTGTAAATCGTATTGTAAATTATAAAAAAATAATTTTAAAGCACGCCAATATGATCCTTCTCTATTGTATCGAACCATTAAACTAATTTTTCTTTTGATTAAAGCCTCCTCGACTATTTTTTGCTTATGTGCAAAATTCAAATCTATTAAAATATCTTTTGTTATAAGCAAATCCGTTTTAACAATGGCACTTACTTTTTTTCTAATTTTAAAAGACTCCCCAATATCCACTCTATAAACAGCCGTAACTTCGTCTAAAAAATAAATTTTTCCACTTTCTTTTATGGTCCATAAATAGGTTGGCCAATCTCCATAAGGGTATTTTAAAATCCATTTAGGAAGCTGGTTCTGATTGTTTTGAATATTCTTAAAAAGGGTAGTAACTGAAGGTATATAATTATCAAAAATTAAGTCATCAAAATTAGTAGTTCTCCCTTTTGTATTTGCTACTGATTCTTTAAATTCTCCATTAGGAAAAAGTTTTCGAACACGAGTATAAACAATTGAAAAATCAGGATTTGATTCTAAAAAATCAACTTGCTTTTGTAGTTTGTATTTATCAATCCAATAATCATCTCCATCACAAATAGCAATGTATTTACCATCACATTCCTTAATGGTACGCATATAATTAGCGATCAAACCAATATTTTTATCTAAAGCTGGAAGCAATTTTATATTATTAGGATACTGTGAAGCAAAATTTTCACATATTTGCCTAGTAGAATCAGTACTACAATCTTCTCCTATGACTAATTGGTATGCAAAATCCGTTTGTTGCATTAAAACACTTTCAATAGTCTGAGTTATAAATTGTTCTTGATTATAGGTTAAAATAAAGACACTGACAGTAATCTTAGTCATTTAATGTATTTCTATTTAAAAAGACGAAAGCCGAAAAAAGTCTCACAAAATAAATTCAACACCTTTTTCCTTCCTTTAATAATTCTCATTTTTTTTAATTTCTCCATTTCAGAATTTAAAGCAATAAATGACCCCAGATGCTTTACATAAAAATCAGCATGTTTTACTGATAAATAGTTATATAATTCTTCTTTATCTGAAATTTTCAAGTCCACATGTCTAGATTTTTCTTTTATTCTATAATAAAAACCTATTTTATTTAGTTGGCATACATTACCTCCATTTTTTAATAAAGCAATCCAAAACTCCCAATCTTCTAGTCCCAAAACCATATTAACATCATAGCCTCCCACTCTTTGCCAGTCGGCTTTTCTATATAATGCAGAACAAAAAATCATATTGTACAAGCCTAATTTTGAAATATCAAATGGAGGTAAATACCATAGACCTGATTCCTCTCCAAATTTCTCAGCCCTGGCATAAACTACTTTAAGACTTGGATCTTTTTGAAATTCATTAATAGCTAATTCTAAATAATCATTTGCTATTTTATCATCAGCATCTAAGGCTAATATAAATTCAGCTTTTGCTTGATTAATACCAAAGTTTCTTGCACTAGCTATTCCTCCATTATCTTTATACCTATATTTAAATCGACTGTCTTTTGCTATCCATTCCTTAGCAATTTGAGCTGTCTTATCTGGACTACCATCATCAACAATGATACATTCCCAGTCTTGATACCTTTGATCTATTACTGATTGTAATGCTTCTCCCAAGTATTGTGCTTGTTTGTAACATGGAACGATTATTGAAATTAATGGATAAATAATCATATTTCTAGTTTTGTTAATTTTAATTTCAACGCTTTTTTCTCAATCAAGTGCCATGAAAAATAACCCAGAATAACAGAAAGCGGTATTGAAGAAATCATTAAGGCATATGAATCCAATTTAAAGAACCACATTAAACTTTGTTGAATTGGAAAACTGTAAATGTAAATACCATAAGAAGCATCACCAAAATTCCCAAAATCTTTAATCCCAGGAATTGTAGAAAAACCTAATAATAGAATAAAAAATGGCAACAAAACATGTTTTGTCAAATCATAAAAATTAAAATAAATCGAGAAAGTTAAGAGTATTAATGACAAGAACAAAAACCATTTCTTATACTTAATTTTTTCAAATTCCAATGAAGCCAAAACGCTTCCGGCAATAAAAAAAGCACCTAAATTTAGTACATGAATACCTAACAAGTTAAATAAACTAAAGCCTGCTAATTTTGGTAGAAGAAAAAGATACAACATATAAAAAATAAAAAATGCTAAACTTAACAAAAAAGTTAAAGCTTTCTTTTTATTTTTCATACAATAAAGTATTGATAAGGCAACATATAAAGTAAATTCATACCTAATAGTCCATAAAGAACCATTAATGGAATGATAGCTATTTGTATCAAAAATTCCTTTTATACCTGACTGAAATCCATATAAACTTAAATTGTAGGGTAAATAAGTCAACGCTTCAATATTTTGTAAAAAAGGAGTTTTATTTACATATATAATTGGAGCTAAAAACAACGTTAGTATCAATACAATTATAAGTGCTGGAAAAAGTCTTAAAAATCGTTTCTTATAATAGTCTAAAAGACTTTTACTTCTTTGTAAACTTTTAAAAATAAAATAACCACTTATAATAAAAAACCCATTTAAACCAATTTGGGAAAATGTTAATTGTCCATTTGAAATCTTATAAATCCCAACATTATCCTCAGTACTTCCAGATAAAGCATACGCATGAGAAATAACCACCAAAAGAGCAAATAGGAATCGTAGGAAATCAAAATTATTATTTGTTAATCTTAGCTCCATCTTCAAAACTGTTTCGGTTTATTCCTTATAAACTTAATTAAGTAAAAAAAGCGTAAAAAAGCGTATTTGATTTCAATAAAAAAGTTTTTACAGGCGTTCCATATATTCCCTAAAAGACCTTTCAAAGTTTGAATAAAAGTAATATCCTGATGCCATAATTGATAATTTCCCACTACATCATTTTTAAAACGGAAAAACTGTTGTTTAGGTGTTCTGTACATTTCATAATGAAAAATAGATGGAACAAAATCAATTTCGTAACCCGCTTTTAAAACTCGTACAGTCCATTCTTTGTCTTCAAAAGTAGCTACATCATTTCTAAAAGAGTGCTTTTCCCAAACACTTCTTCTAAAAGCAGATCCTGAAAATATCAAACCCGATTTATTAGGGTCTGTTGTAGCCCTAACTTTGTTTATGTAATTACGGTAATCATTGGTAGAATGCAAACAACGTAATCCTGCTAAATTTGGATTGGATTCAAACTTTTCACGAATTAATTTAAAAAAATCATGGCTTACAGGGTAAGAATGCGCACTAAAAATCACTACAATAGGCTCTTTTGCTTCCTGAGCCGCAACATTAGCACTTCCTCCATAGGAAAATTGCTCAATAGTTATGAATCTTGCTCCAAATTGTTGGCTTATAGCTGCACTTTCATCAGTAGAACAATTATCAATAACAATGATTTCGGCTATATCCTCCGAATACCTTTCTGTCAGATTCTTTAACAAAAATGACAAGGCGTGTACTTGGTTTTTATTTCGGATAACTACTGAAATCATTTGCTATTTCTTTTATTGGAAAACAATTGAGAGACTATTTTAAAAGGTTTCAACACCAATTTCCCAATTTTATATTCAATTGAATTCTTAATTTGCATTTTCCCTATACGATGCGTTTTGATATAGTAAAAAAGTACCTCAGCTGTGTTATCAAAATGCCTGCAATAGATATCCTGGTGTTTTCTAAAAATATATTCCATATTGGCTTCTGCATGATTAGTAATAGTATCCACCAGCATCGATTTTTTAGACTTCCGATAATAGAACAAAAATGCTGGTACAAACTGAAACTCCCAGCCTCTCTTGGTCACATTTAACCAAAACTCCCAATCTTCAAAACCTTTTACCATGCTTTCATCATAGCCTCCTACTTGCTCCCAACATTGTTTTCTAAATAATGATGAAGGCATCAATTTATTTTCAAACATTAAATCACAATAATTGCTACCCGAAGCCTTATATTCTTTTATAATGTTTGTTCTATTTTTTATAAAAAAATAGCGGTAACAAGAAACTATTGCAAGTCTATCATTTGATTCTAAAACTGGAACTATTTTATTTAAATAATCCGAGTGCAAAATATCATCGGCATCTAAGGGCAAAATAAATTCTCCATTCGCGGCTTTGATACCGGCATTTCGTGCAGCAGACAAACCTCCATTTTGTTGATATATATATTGAAAACGATTGTCTTTTTCCAGCCATTGCTGCGCTACTAAATCGGTATTATCTGGGCTTCCATCGTTGACAATAACACATTCCCAGTTGGTGTAAGTCTGTTCTAATACTGATTGCAAAGCTTCACTTAAAAGTGAGCCTGCTTGTAACAGGGAACAATTATGGATACTAATGCACTCATCAATTTGTAAAAATCTTTTTAATAATACGCAAAGGTTGCAAAAAAAACTCCCCAAGGATATACTCCTTCGATTTTTTAGCTTTGTGAATGCTATTTCTTAAAAGTGAATTTTGACGTAATAATTGAAAAACATAAAAATCCATATACCTTTCATACACTTCTTTATGTTTCAAGTAAATATACTGCCTTAATTCAAAATCATTATTTTTCAATGCTATTTGGTCTCTGGATACTTTCTTAATACGATAATGTGATAAAACTTCTTTTATTATATGAATGCTTCCTCCTTGTTTTAAAATTGCAATCCAAAATTCCCAATCTTCATAACCCGCTTGCATTTTTTCATCAAATCCTCCTACTATTTCCCATGATTGTTTACGAAACATGGTACTGGCTCTTCCATTATTAATTACAATGAAATCTTTCAAATTACCTCCTAAAGGTTTTATAATTTCAATAGTTTTATGCTCTTTAAATGTTCTACAGTAACTACTTACCGCAATAGCGTTATTGTCTTGAATTAATATTGCAACCGCTTTTTCTATAAAAGAAGGTTCGTAGTAATCATCGGCATCGAGATTAACAATATAATCCGTTTTAGCTAGACTTACAGCATGATTCCTAGCAGCGCTTACCCCTCTATTTTCCTGAAAAACAACTTCCAGTAAAGGATGTGTTATACTTTTTAATGTTTTTTGAGTTTTGGCATCAGAACCGTCATCTACAACTATAATCTTTTCTGGTAAAAGTGTTTGTTTGTATAGGGATTGTAATGCTTCCATGATGTATTGCCCATCATTATAACAGGGAATAATTGCCGTTACATTACTACTCTTGCCTTTCATTATTTATAAATTATTCTATATTTTTCTTTGAGTACAAAAATGGGAAAAGCATTTGTCTATACCTAATAATAGGAAAATATTTAATGCTGAAAAGAGTAAAAAGCAATTGGGGCT from Flavobacterium nitratireducens includes:
- a CDS encoding glycosyltransferase family 2 protein codes for the protein MKGKSSNVTAIIPCYNDGQYIMEALQSLYKQTLLPEKIIVVDDGSDAKTQKTLKSITHPLLEVVFQENRGVSAARNHAVSLAKTDYIVNLDADDYYEPSFIEKAVAILIQDNNAIAVSSYCRTFKEHKTIEIIKPLGGNLKDFIVINNGRASTMFRKQSWEIVGGFDEKMQAGYEDWEFWIAILKQGGSIHIIKEVLSHYRIKKVSRDQIALKNNDFELRQYIYLKHKEVYERYMDFYVFQLLRQNSLLRNSIHKAKKSKEYILGEFFLQPLRIIKKIFTN
- a CDS encoding glycosyltransferase family 2 protein, with translation MQSVLEQTYTNWECVIVNDGSPDNTDLVAQQWLEKDNRFQYIYQQNGGLSAARNAGIKAANGEFILPLDADDILHSDYLNKIVPVLESNDRLAIVSCYRYFFIKNRTNIIKEYKASGSNYCDLMFENKLMPSSLFRKQCWEQVGGYDESMVKGFEDWEFWLNVTKRGWEFQFVPAFLFYYRKSKKSMLVDTITNHAEANMEYIFRKHQDIYCRHFDNTAEVLFYYIKTHRIGKMQIKNSIEYKIGKLVLKPFKIVSQLFSNKRNSK
- a CDS encoding glycosyltransferase family 2 protein, with product MISVVIRNKNQVHALSFLLKNLTERYSEDIAEIIVIDNCSTDESAAISQQFGARFITIEQFSYGGSANVAAQEAKEPIVVIFSAHSYPVSHDFFKLIREKFESNPNLAGLRCLHSTNDYRNYINKVRATTDPNKSGLIFSGSAFRRSVWEKHSFRNDVATFEDKEWTVRVLKAGYEIDFVPSIFHYEMYRTPKQQFFRFKNDVVGNYQLWHQDITFIQTLKGLLGNIWNACKNFFIEIKYAFLRFFYLIKFIRNKPKQF